In the genome of Dyadobacter fermentans DSM 18053, the window TGCATTCTATATGGATGATTTCAAAAAGGCCATTGAAATACTACAGAAGGCGATTGAAGCAGGCAAGGCGGAGAAGAACTTCGTGGACAAATGTAAGCTCGATCTGGGCGATATTTACCTCTTGCAAGGTGAGCCCTGGGAGGCGACATTGGTGTATTCGCAGGTAGAAAAATCTCAGAAGGACGATGTGCTCGGATACGAAGCTAAATTACGGAACGCCAAGCTTCATTATTTTAAAGGCGAGTTTGAGTTAGCAAAAGCAGTTTTGGATATCCTCAAAAAAGCAACTACCCGCGAGATTGCCAACGACGCCAACGAGCTCTCCCTCTTAATCATGGACAACACCGGTCTGGACAGCAACGAGACAGCCATGAAGGCCTATTCGTCCGTGGAGTTGCAACTTTTCCAAAATAAGAAGTTCGAGGCTATCGATACTTTGAAACAACTTTACAAAAGGTACGAAAGCCATAGCCTGGCTGACGAAATTCTTTGGCTTACTGCGAAGACTTACATCAAGCTCGACAGCAACCAGCAGGCGATGACGGATCTGAAATTGTTGTATTCCAAATTTGGACACGACCTGTATGGCGACGACGCGCTGTTTGCGATGGCGAAACTTTACCAGGAAAAACTGAATGACAAGGACCAGGCGATGAAGATGTATCAGGAGCTGATGGAAAAATATCCCGGCAGCATTTTCGTCGCCGAGTCGCGGAAGCGCTTCCGGATTTTGAGAGGTGACGTGATTAACTAGAGAATTTGGATGAAAATAGTAAAAGGCCCCGGAGTTCGTCACTTCGGGGCCTTTTACGTTTTAAAATTCACGTCCTTCTACCCGGATTCAGTCAAATATTCAAATCTCAGGGCTATAAGAAACGGTTATTTTTATTTTAAGGCGTTCATTAACAATGATTTGAATTCCGAAAATTCAGGTTTCATTTTGATCGACACTTTTTCAATATCGAGCAGTGATTTCAATCTTTCGGGTACTTCGATGCTTTTTCCCAAAGTTTCTTCCACGAGGTCGATAAATTTGGCGGGGTGAGCCGTCGAGAGGAACACGCCGGTAAAATCGCTGCCGGTTTTTTTCCGGTAGTCCTGAAGACCGCGGTAAGCGACGGCCGTGTGCGGGCACATCACGTAGTTGGCATTGCCGAAAACTTCCCGCATTGCTTTCTGCGTTTGCTCGTCGTTGTAGAATGCGCCGGAAACTTTTTCATTGATCGCATTCCAGTCGTCATTGAAAAACCGGGTAAGCCGCACGAAGTTGCTCGGGCTGCCGACGTCCATTGCGTTCGAAATCGTTTCGATCGAGGGAAGCGGTTCGTACGTCCCGGACGTGAGGTAACGCGGTACTGCATTGTTTGCATTCGTCGCCGCGATGAAATGTTCCACCGGCAAGCCCATGCGATAGGCGAGTACGCCGGCGCTGAGGTTTCCGAAATTCCCGCTTGGTACAGAAAACACTAGCGGCTTGCCCAGTTTTTTCAGCTGCGCATATGCCGCAAAGTAGTAGAACGATTGCGGAATGAGCCGGGCTATGTTAATGGAGTTGGCCGAGGCAAGGTTATATTTTTCGGAAAGTTCGGCGTCAAGGAATGCCTCTTTCACCAGGCGCTGGCAGTCGTCGAAGGTCCCTTCTACTTCCAGGGCCGTCACATTGTGGCCGAGGGTAGTGAGTTGTTTTTCCTGAATGTCGCTTACTTTCCCGCTAGGGTAGAGGATGGTAACGGAAATGCCCGGCACTTTGTAAAAACCCTGTGCAACCGCGCCGCCGGTGTCGCCGGACGTGGCTACCAGAATGCGGATTTCCTTGTTGGAGCGCTGCAAAAAATAGGACATGATCGCGGCCATAAAACGGGCGCCGAAGTCCTTGAAAGCCATAGATGGCCCATGAAACAGTTCGAGCACGTAGTCATTCGGCGTGATCTTCACCACAGGCGCCTCGAAATCATATGCGCGATCGATGATGGATTCAATTTCGCTTCTCGTAATTTCACTGCCCAAAAGCGTGGCCGTCACCTCGATGGCGATCTCTTTGAAGGATTTATTTTCAATATCATCCATAAATTCCTTCGAAATCGCGGGAATGGATTCGGGCATATAGAGACCGTTATCGGGAGGAAGGCTGTTGAAAATCGCTTCTTCCAGGGATGCTTTCAGGTCGGCAGTTTTGGTACTGTAGAATATCATTTTTGATATGAATTGATCCGGAAATTGGGATCGCAAATTTAACTAAAATCCCAGCAGGTCAGTTATTTTGAGAACTTTTAAATGGGTTTTCAGCATAAAAACGGGATTGGACTTTGCTGTGAAAGCATTGCGGGGATCGTGGCGGCCGATAATTTTGTTGACTAATAACAGCTAGTAAATCAATATAACAAACCAAATAATATGTCGATAGGAATTTTCAATGTGCCGGCGCTCAAAAACGAGCCGGTTAAAAGTTACGCGCCGGGTACGCCGGAGCGCGCAGAACTCAAAAAAGCGCTGGCCGATGCCCGTGCGAAGACCATTGAGATACCACAATATATAGGTAGCGAAGAAATCTACTCCGGGAACAAGCAAAAGGTGTCGCCGCCGCATGACCATCAGCACGTGCTGGGCTATTTTCATGAGGGTTCGAAGGAAGATGTCAGCAAAGCGATAGATGCTGCATTGGAGGCAAGGAAAAGCTGGGCTACCCTCACATGGGAGCAGCGTGCAGCGATTTTCTTAAAAGCAGCGGAGCTCATTGCCGGACCGTATCGCGCTGAAATGAATGCGGCTACGATGTTGGGGCAATCCAAAAATGCCTATCAGGCCGAGATTGATTCGGCTTGTGAAATCATTGACTTTCTGCGGCTTAATGTGAACTTCATGCGGGATATTTATGAAGAGCAGCCAATCTCTTCGGAGGGTGTCTGGAACCGGATGGAGTATCGCCCGCTGGAAGGTTTCCTATTTGCCATTACGCCGTTCAACTTTACGGCCATTGCCGGAAACCTGCCTGCTGCGCCTGCGTTGATGGGCAATGTGGTGATCTGGAAGCCGGCATTTACCCAGGTATATGCAGCTAATGTGATCATGAAAGTATTCAAAGAAGCGGGGCTGCCGGATGGCGTTATTAATATGGTTTTGGTGGATGGCCCGGTGGCCGGTGACGTGATTTTCAAGCATCCTGATTTCTCGGGTGTCCATTTTACAGGCAGTACCAAGGTGTTTCAAACGATCTGGAAAACGATCGGGGAGAATATAGCTACTTATAAGACATTTCCAAGAATCGTAGGCGAGACGGGCGGTAAGGACTTTGTGCTGGCGCATAAGTCAGCCAATGCAAAGGAAGTGGCTACCGGCCTGGTTCGTGGTGCATTCGAATACCAGGGCCAGAAATGCTCGGCGGCTTCACGGGCTTATATTCCTTCCAATTTGTGGGAAGAGGTGAAAGGATTTATGCTGGCTGACCTTGCGGAGATCAAAATGGGCGGTGTAGAGGACTTCTCGAATTTCGTGAATGCGGTCATCGACGAAAAATCGTTCGACAAGATCGCTTCTTATATAGATGGGGCTAAGACCAGCTCCGACACAGAAATCGTCGCAGGAGGCAATTTTGACAAGAGTAAAGGCTATTTTGTGGAGCCGACCATCATCCAGGCCTTCAAGCCGGATTATGTGACGCTATGCGAGGAGATCTTCGGGCCGGTGCTTACTGTATATGTGTATGATGAAAACGAGTTCGAGCAGATCATCCCTGTGATCGATTCGACTTCGCCTTATGCATTAACCGGTGCCGTGTTTGCGAAGGACCGCTATGCGATTGAATATGCGACGAGGCATTTGGTGAATGCAGCTGGTAACTTCTACATTAATGACAAGCCGACGGGTGCCGTGGTAGGCCAGCAGCCATTCGGCGGTGCGCGGGCATCGGGTACAAATGATAAGGCGGGATCGGTTTTGAACCTGCTCAGATGGGTATCACCGCGGGCATTGAAAGAGACGCTTGTTTCGCCGAAAGACTATAAATATCCCTTCCTTTCCGGGGAATAATTGGATAATGCTTTTGAATAATTTGAATGGTCGAAGAACTTTCAAATTATTTGACTTTTTTCTTGCCGAGGTATTGGACTTGAAAAAATGTTTTCTACCTTTGCAATCCCAATCGCAAACGAAGCGACTGACACGAAGAAAAGAAAGCGCGGTTGGCACTGTTCTTTGACATGATGAGATAGACCAAAAGAGTAAGAAAAACTCGTTTGAATAGAATTAAGCTACTTAAATGTAGCAAACAAACATTTACAATGGAGAGTTTGATCCTGGCTCAGGATGAACGCTAGCGGCAGGCTTAATACATGCAAGGCGAAGGGGCAGCAATGTCACTGTCGTACGGGTGCGTAACGCGTATGCAACCTACCTATCACTGGGGGATAGCCCGGGGAAACCCGGATTAATACCGCATAAAACAGGGGCACCGCATGGTGATATTTGTTAAAGATTTATTGGTGATAGATGGGCATGCGTTCGATTAGCTAGTTGGCGGGGTAACGGCCCACCAAGGCGACGATCGATAGGGGAGCTGAGAGGTTGATCCCCCACACGGGCACTGAGATACGGGCCCGACTCCTACGGGAGGCAGCAGTAGGGAATATTGGGCAATGGATGCAAGTCTGACCCAGCCATGCCGCGTGCCGGATGAAGGCCCTCAGGGTTGTAAACGGCTTTTATTCGGGAAGAAGAGCAGGGATGCGTCCTTGTGTGACGGTACCGAATGAATAAGCACCGGCTAACTCCGTGCCAGCAGCCGCGGTAATACGGAGGGTGCGAGCGTTGTCCGGATTTATTGGGTTTAAAGGGTGCGTAGGTGGCCTGTTAAGTCAGTGGTGAAATACGGTTGCTCAACAATCGAGGTGCCATTGATACTGACCGGCTTGAAATAATTGGAGGCTGCCGGAATGGATGGTGTAGCGGTGAAATGCATAGATATCATCCAGAACACCGATTGCGAAGGCAGGTGGCTACGATTTGTTTGACACTGAGGCACGAAAGCATGGGGAGCAAACAGGATTAGATACCCTGGTAGTCCATGCTGTAAACGATGAGGACTCGCTGTTTGACGGTAACGTTGAGCGGCTTAGGGAAACCGTTAAGTCCTCCACCTGGGGAGTACGCCGGCAACGGTGAAACTCAAAGGAATTGACGGGGGTCCGCACAAGCGGTGGAGCATGTGGTTTAATTCGATGATACGCGAGGAACCTTACCTGGGCTAAATCAGACAGGAATTATGCAGAAATGTGTAAGCCAGCAATGGCCTGTTTGAAGGTGCTGCATGGCTGTCGTCAGCTCGTGTCGTGAGATGTTGGGTTAAGTCCCGCAACGAGCGCAACCCCTATGGTTAGTTGCCAGCACGTAATGGTGGGGACTCTAGCCAGACTGCCTGTGCAAACAGAGAGGAAGGAGGGGACGACGTCAAGTCATCATGGCCCTTACGTCCAGGGCAACACACGTGCTACAATGGGCGGTACAGAGGGTTGCTACACAGCGATGTGATGCCAATCCCAAAAAGCCGTTCTCAGTTCGGATTGGAGTCTGCAACTCGACTCTATGAAGCTGGAATCGCTAGTAATCGCGTATCAGCTATGACGCGGTGAATACGTTCCCGGACCTTGTACACACCGCCCGTCAAGCCATGGGAGTCGGGGAGACCTGAAGCGGTAGGTTAAAGACACCGTTAGGGTAAAATCGGCGACTGGGGCTAAGTCGTAACAAGGTAGCCGTACCGGAAGGTGCGGCTGGAACACCTCCTTTCTGGAGACGAATAATTCTGCTTTTGGTTTATCTTTATCATATAAGGGCTTGTAGCTCAGGTGGTTAGAGCGCGACACTGATAATGTCGAGGTCCGTGGTTCGAGTCCACGCAGGCCCACGGAATGCAAGAAGTTATAATCAGAAAAACGTTTCTGATTCTGTTTATTGAAAGAATTTTGGGGGATTAGCTCAGCTGGCTAGAGCACCTGCCTTGCACGCAGGGGGTCAACGGTTCGAATCCGTTATTCTCCACATTGCCTCAAATGAGAGGTAACGAGTTCATTGACATATTGTGAAGTAGAAGAGAAGAAGAATAAAGTCGCGCAAGCGAATTAAGGGCGCATGGGGGATACCTAGGCTCTCAGAGGCGATGAAGGACGTGATAAGCTGCGAAAAGCTATGGGGAGCAGCACATATGCATTGATCCATAGATGTCCGAATGGGGCAACCCAGTCAGGTGAAGCCTGATTACCCTACGGGGGGCAAACGCGGGGAACTGAAACATCTAAGTACCCGCAGGAGAAGAAAACAATAGTGATTCCGTAAGTAGTGGCGAGCGAACACGGAACAGCCCAAACCAAGTTGGTTACGGCCAATTTGGGGTTGTAGGACTCACCTAGTGGTTAAATAGCGAACTGGAATGGCATGGGAAGGCCAATCATAGAGGGTGAGAATCCCGTACAGGCAGCGAGTTTAATTGAGTGAGTATCCTGAGTAGGTGGGGACCGGTGAAATCCCCTCTGAATCCGGCGGCACCATCCGCCAAGGCTAAATACTCCTGAGAGACCGATAGTGAACGAGTACCGTGAGGGAAAGGTGAAAAGTACCGTGAGCAACGGGGTGAAATAGAACTTGAAACCATGCGCTTACAAGCGGTCGGAGCCTTCGGGTGACGGCGTGCCTTTTGCATAATGAGCCTACGAGTTACGGTTACTGGCAAGGTTAATGTTTGAAGAACAGGAGCCGAAGCGAAAGCGAGTCTGAATAGGGCGATTAGTCAGTGGCCGTAGACGCGAAACTTTGTGATCTACCCATGATCAGGTTGAAGCGCTGGTAACACATCGTGGAGGACCGAACCGGTAAACGTTGAAAAGTTTTCGGATGAATTGTGGGTAGGGGTGAAAGGCCAATCAAACTGAGAAATAGCTCGTACTCCCCGAAATGTTTTTAGGAACAGCGTTGTGGTTGAGTCATGTTCAGGTAGAGCTACTGATAGGACTAGGGGGAGTCAAATCCTACCAAATTCTGACAAACTCCGAATGGGGCATGATATACACGGCAGTGAGGGCTGGGGTGCTAAGGTCCCAGTCCGAGAGGGGAACAACCCAGAGCATCAGCTAAGGTCCCAAAATATATGCTAAGTTGAACTAAGGGGGTCCGACTGCAGAGACAGCCAGGATGTTAGCTTGGAAGCAGCTATACATTTAAAGAGTGCGTAACAGCTCACTGGTCGAGCGGGGCGGGCATCGATAATAAACGGGCATCAAGCATATTACCGAAGCTATGCGATAGTATTTATACTGATCGGTAGGGGAGCATTCTCACAGGGGTGAAGGTGCAGCGTGAGCTGTGCTGGACTGGTGAGAAAAGCAAATGTAGGCATAAGTAACGATAATGCGGATGAGAAATCCGCACACCGAAAGACTAAGGATTCCTCCGCTATGCTAATCAACGGAGGGTTAGGCGGGGCCTAAGGGATAGCCGACAGGCGACCCCCGATGGACAGCAGGTTAATATTCCTGCCCCTGCATGCAGTGTGAAAAAGTGACGGAGCGACGTGGGTGGTACGTACTGACGGAATAGTGCGTTGAGCGGAGCCTACGGGCGATGCGAACCATTGAAGACGCTTCCAAGAAAAGCTTTTGAAACTCCAGCTGTATGCAGCCCGTACCGTAAACCGACACAGGTAGTCGAGAAGAATATTCTAAGGTGCTCGAGTGAATCACGGCTAAGGAACTCGGCAAATTAACCCTGTAACTTCGGGAGAAGGGGAGCCTCCTCGCAAGAGAGGCCGCAGAGAAATGGCCCAGGCGACTGTTTAGCAAAAACACAGGGCTCTGCCAAATCGAAAGATGACGTATAGGGCCTGACACCTGCCCGGTGCTGGAAGGTTAAGAGGGGATGTTACCGCAAGGGAAGCATTGAATCGAAGCCCCAGTAAACGGCGGCCGTAACTATAACGGTCCTAAGGTAGCGAAATTCCTTGTCGGGTAAGTTCCGACCTGCACGAATGGTGTAACGATCTGGGCACTGTCTCGGCCGTGAGCTCGGTGAAATTGTAGTAGCGGTGAAGA includes:
- the thrC gene encoding threonine synthase → MIFYSTKTADLKASLEEAIFNSLPPDNGLYMPESIPAISKEFMDDIENKSFKEIAIEVTATLLGSEITRSEIESIIDRAYDFEAPVVKITPNDYVLELFHGPSMAFKDFGARFMAAIMSYFLQRSNKEIRILVATSGDTGGAVAQGFYKVPGISVTILYPSGKVSDIQEKQLTTLGHNVTALEVEGTFDDCQRLVKEAFLDAELSEKYNLASANSINIARLIPQSFYYFAAYAQLKKLGKPLVFSVPSGNFGNLSAGVLAYRMGLPVEHFIAATNANNAVPRYLTSGTYEPLPSIETISNAMDVGSPSNFVRLTRFFNDDWNAINEKVSGAFYNDEQTQKAMREVFGNANYVMCPHTAVAYRGLQDYRKKTGSDFTGVFLSTAHPAKFIDLVEETLGKSIEVPERLKSLLDIEKVSIKMKPEFSEFKSLLMNALK
- the pruA gene encoding L-glutamate gamma-semialdehyde dehydrogenase, encoding MSIGIFNVPALKNEPVKSYAPGTPERAELKKALADARAKTIEIPQYIGSEEIYSGNKQKVSPPHDHQHVLGYFHEGSKEDVSKAIDAALEARKSWATLTWEQRAAIFLKAAELIAGPYRAEMNAATMLGQSKNAYQAEIDSACEIIDFLRLNVNFMRDIYEEQPISSEGVWNRMEYRPLEGFLFAITPFNFTAIAGNLPAAPALMGNVVIWKPAFTQVYAANVIMKVFKEAGLPDGVINMVLVDGPVAGDVIFKHPDFSGVHFTGSTKVFQTIWKTIGENIATYKTFPRIVGETGGKDFVLAHKSANAKEVATGLVRGAFEYQGQKCSAASRAYIPSNLWEEVKGFMLADLAEIKMGGVEDFSNFVNAVIDEKSFDKIASYIDGAKTSSDTEIVAGGNFDKSKGYFVEPTIIQAFKPDYVTLCEEIFGPVLTVYVYDENEFEQIIPVIDSTSPYALTGAVFAKDRYAIEYATRHLVNAAGNFYINDKPTGAVVGQQPFGGARASGTNDKAGSVLNLLRWVSPRALKETLVSPKDYKYPFLSGE